The Mucilaginibacter mallensis genome has a segment encoding these proteins:
- a CDS encoding SusC/RagA family TonB-linked outer membrane protein, with translation MKRIFTISGFILLCFFFVNTAFAQNSTVKGKVTDAATGEGLVGVSVSIQGTDNGTQTDANGAFTLSVPPKATLLVSYIGYTSQHVAVSNAGPISIKLEASANELQQVVVIGYGTQRKVDNTGSVATVKGADLAKQASTNAVSALEGKVAGVEIINNGQPGSSPTINIRGVGTIYGSGQSLYVVDGVWYDDISFLNSNDIESISILKDASSTAIYGIRAANGVILVTTKRGKTGKPTVNLNSYFGWQAVTNQVKMANATEYATAINELTALNNTPSDYNPPVFANPSSYGTGTNWYNQILRNAPVTNNEISLAGGTDKYTYDYSFGYLDQDGIVKDNNYQRYTFHVANDFKPVKNLKLGFSANILSSNSRDVNGQIFHQLYTAAPVVPVYYNNGKYGDPADYNVGGGANYNPQATIDFYNQHSKNKRFTGSVYGEYNILPDLKFRTSFGGDLAQAEVRNYTPVYFATGGQQSTTSSLNLSHTETRNWIWENTLTYDKTIGKNKITALLGYGSQRNEGTYMNAFADSVAYAKSGNLHTSFPAGTNVTYTQPTANQILTTEVSQFGRINYSYDDRYLLNASIRHDGASEFYPNVYAWLPAVGAGWVITNESFMKGQHIFDNLKLRASYGMVGNAIVPISPTTLTVTNDPTLYTAIFGNPQTTNAGASINTVVPPTITWEKSEATDFGIEGSILNHKLSFEADYYNRLTKNAIFNIPIPGSTGENGPNGGILGNQADIRNRGFEFTVTWKQQISNDISYSISPNLGINNNEVTKVLSGNNPIYSGGAGIANGALATRTVQGQPIGEFYGYKVLGIFQTAEQVAKSPQAATAKPGDFIYQDTNGDGQISSTDRVNLGNPNAKYGYGVNMFLKVKNFDFTVDLQGRADVSVFNSNLGYRFGNENITQDFYDNRWHGAGTSNTYPSMNIGSTLNSAPNSFYVSSGSYFRVRNAQFGYTLPSELTRRWSIQSIRFFANAQNAINIFGYKGFSPEIGGGVLNEGIDSNVYPLYATYNFGVNVTF, from the coding sequence ATGAAGAGAATTTTTACAATCTCAGGGTTTATCTTATTGTGTTTCTTTTTTGTTAACACTGCCTTTGCACAGAATAGTACTGTAAAAGGTAAGGTTACTGATGCTGCAACCGGCGAAGGCCTGGTTGGTGTTTCAGTATCAATACAAGGAACCGATAACGGAACCCAAACCGACGCAAATGGTGCATTCACACTAAGCGTACCCCCAAAAGCAACACTGCTTGTTTCCTATATAGGATACACTTCGCAGCATGTTGCAGTAAGTAATGCCGGCCCTATTTCAATTAAACTGGAAGCTTCGGCCAATGAATTACAGCAAGTTGTTGTAATAGGTTACGGTACACAGCGCAAAGTTGATAATACCGGTTCGGTAGCTACTGTAAAAGGTGCCGATCTGGCTAAACAAGCATCAACCAATGCAGTAAGTGCGTTGGAAGGAAAAGTTGCAGGTGTTGAAATTATTAATAACGGCCAGCCGGGCTCGTCACCTACCATTAACATACGTGGTGTAGGTACAATTTACGGTAGCGGTCAGTCATTGTATGTTGTTGACGGCGTTTGGTATGATGATATCAGCTTTTTAAATAGCAATGATATTGAAAGCATCAGCATTTTAAAAGATGCCTCAAGCACTGCTATTTATGGTATCAGGGCTGCTAATGGAGTAATATTGGTTACCACCAAACGCGGGAAGACAGGAAAACCAACTGTTAACCTTAATTCATATTTTGGCTGGCAAGCGGTTACTAACCAGGTAAAAATGGCAAATGCTACCGAATATGCTACTGCTATTAATGAACTAACAGCACTTAATAACACGCCTAGTGATTATAACCCGCCGGTGTTCGCCAATCCTTCAAGTTATGGCACTGGTACTAACTGGTACAATCAGATATTACGTAATGCCCCGGTAACTAACAACGAGATTTCATTAGCTGGCGGTACCGACAAGTACACCTATGATTATTCATTTGGTTATCTTGATCAGGATGGTATTGTGAAAGACAATAATTATCAAAGATATACCTTTCACGTAGCTAACGATTTTAAACCTGTAAAGAATTTAAAATTAGGCTTTAGTGCCAATATATTATCAAGTAATTCAAGAGACGTCAATGGCCAGATATTCCACCAGTTGTATACAGCTGCACCGGTGGTGCCGGTTTACTATAACAACGGTAAATATGGCGATCCTGCTGATTACAATGTTGGTGGCGGTGCCAATTACAACCCGCAGGCTACAATTGACTTTTACAATCAGCACTCAAAAAATAAACGTTTTACTGGCTCAGTTTATGGCGAATATAACATACTGCCGGATCTGAAGTTCAGGACAAGTTTTGGTGGCGACCTAGCACAAGCTGAGGTTAGAAATTACACACCTGTTTATTTTGCTACAGGCGGCCAGCAGAGCACTACATCCTCACTGAATCTGAGCCATACCGAAACCCGTAACTGGATCTGGGAAAATACATTAACCTATGATAAAACCATCGGCAAAAATAAAATAACTGCTTTGCTGGGTTATGGCTCGCAACGTAACGAAGGTACTTATATGAATGCTTTTGCTGATAGCGTAGCCTATGCAAAAAGCGGAAATTTACATACTTCTTTTCCTGCAGGTACTAACGTAACTTATACACAGCCAACAGCAAATCAGATCCTTACAACAGAAGTATCGCAATTTGGCCGTATTAACTACTCATATGATGATCGTTATCTGTTAAATGCCTCTATCCGCCATGATGGTGCTTCTGAGTTTTATCCTAACGTATATGCCTGGCTTCCGGCAGTAGGCGCAGGTTGGGTTATAACTAACGAAAGTTTCATGAAAGGGCAGCACATTTTTGATAACTTAAAACTGCGTGCCAGTTATGGTATGGTTGGGAATGCGATAGTTCCAATTAGCCCAACTACATTAACTGTAACTAATGATCCTACCTTATACACCGCCATTTTTGGTAACCCGCAAACTACTAATGCCGGTGCAAGTATTAATACAGTTGTGCCACCTACCATTACCTGGGAAAAATCAGAGGCGACAGATTTTGGTATAGAGGGATCTATCTTAAATCATAAGCTGTCATTTGAGGCTGATTATTATAATCGTTTAACCAAAAATGCGATATTCAATATCCCAATACCGGGCTCAACCGGCGAGAACGGTCCGAATGGCGGTATACTTGGTAATCAAGCTGATATCAGGAACAGGGGTTTTGAATTTACCGTAACCTGGAAACAACAGATCAGCAATGATATTTCTTACTCAATTAGCCCTAACCTGGGTATCAATAATAATGAGGTTACAAAGGTACTTTCGGGCAATAACCCTATATATAGTGGTGGTGCCGGCATTGCAAATGGCGCATTGGCTACACGTACTGTGCAGGGACAACCAATTGGAGAGTTTTACGGTTATAAGGTTCTGGGTATTTTCCAAACAGCCGAACAGGTGGCGAAATCACCGCAGGCAGCAACCGCTAAACCGGGTGACTTTATTTACCAGGATACCAATGGCGATGGACAGATCTCATCAACAGACAGGGTTAACTTAGGCAATCCGAATGCTAAGTATGGTTATGGTGTAAATATGTTTTTAAAGGTTAAAAATTTCGACTTTACTGTTGACCTACAGGGCCGTGCCGATGTGAGCGTATTTAACTCAAACCTGGGCTACCGTTTCGGTAATGAAAACATCACCCAGGATTTTTATGACAACCGCTGGCACGGAGCAGGTACTTCTAATACCTATCCTTCTATGAATATCGGATCAACGCTTAACAGCGCGCCAAACTCATTCTATGTTTCAAGCGGTTCATATTTCAGGGTAAGAAATGCGCAATTTGGTTACACACTTCCAAGTGAACTAACCAGGAGATGGAGCATACAGAGCATCAGGTTCTTTGCAAATGCCCAGAATGCCATCAACATATTCGGGTATAAAGGCTTTAGCCCTGAAATTGGCGGAGGTGTGCTTAATGAAGGTATCGACTCTAACGTATATCCATTATATGCAACTTATAACTTTGGCGTAAACGTTACATTTTAA
- a CDS encoding ligand-binding sensor domain-containing protein, translated as MYRNNGKRIYFILFFLLLSCIAGATEIKNIGVPYVQNYSKALYQSGNQNWSITKDEHGIMYFGNADGLLSFDGKYWQMHTMPNGLIVRSVAADGRGKIYVGGFGEFGYWENTRGFLTYHSLIARVPKKYVPTEEIWKIYIDGNRVIFQSFGSIYIYADGKITVIKSPNPYLFLYQSGKRFFVEQIGYGLFELKSNHLKYVAGSNILGNSGVLSILPFQKDKFLIGTAKTGLFIYDGKQVRPWANQANDFLKTYQLNNGVAIRGKYFAYGTILNGVVIIDTAGNVVQHINKSSGLQNNTVLSLYIDNEENLWAGLDNGIDRIELNSPLYFYFDKTGNFGTVYSSIIYNKKIYLGTNQGLFYSDWIPNNGNHLFQIFEFKLIPGSQGQVWDLSIHDGKLLCGHNDGTYQVDNGAINKISSANGGWILKPLNNNLLIQGTYNGLVIYHKDASGNWVFDHKVDGFSEPSRYVEQDNKGEVWISHAYKGIYKVTLSTDLKKAVAEKYYDERSGLPGSYNINVFSLDNRIVFSSDSGFYVYDDITDRFYKYQQLNKKLGSFASSNKIIPADGKKYWFINHGRVALADLSSPGNLRIDSNSFTMLNGQMVQYYENISRINNRIYLISIDDGFVIFNDENANPHNKVNLPAVLIGKVENVTDKITSISENGGNTEDEVDIPFAKNNIRIAYSLPYYRQAKIKYQYYLKGYSTQWSDWTAQSQKEFTNLGQGTYNFSVRAKINDDNITSATVFTFTILPPWYSSKPAMVFYLLLVILAYYVFRHFYRLKLKRHQEHIHQKLQKEKEEFLKQEAIANEQQIVKIKNEQLQADLAGKSRELANSAMNIVYKNELLQKISDEISHLKDSTGKKLPDEQLRRIQKVINEGMTDERDWNLFETSFNEAHESFFIKLKSHHPDLVPNDLKLCAYLRMNMNSKEMASLLNISLRGVEIRRYRLRKKLNLEHDKNLVEFLMEL; from the coding sequence ATGTATCGCAACAACGGGAAACGGATATACTTTATATTATTTTTTTTGCTGCTGTCATGCATCGCCGGGGCTACCGAGATAAAAAATATCGGTGTGCCTTATGTGCAAAATTATTCAAAGGCGCTGTATCAGTCGGGTAATCAAAACTGGTCGATAACCAAGGATGAGCACGGCATCATGTATTTTGGCAATGCCGATGGCCTGCTATCATTTGATGGTAAATACTGGCAGATGCATACTATGCCCAATGGGTTAATTGTTAGGTCGGTAGCTGCTGATGGCAGGGGTAAGATCTACGTTGGCGGGTTTGGCGAATTTGGTTATTGGGAAAACACCAGGGGATTTTTAACCTACCACTCGCTTATAGCACGCGTGCCTAAAAAATATGTTCCTACCGAAGAGATCTGGAAAATATATATCGACGGCAATCGAGTTATATTCCAATCGTTTGGTTCCATATATATATATGCCGATGGTAAAATAACGGTTATCAAATCGCCTAACCCATATTTATTCTTATACCAGTCGGGCAAGCGCTTTTTTGTGGAACAAATTGGTTACGGCTTATTCGAACTTAAAAGCAATCACCTGAAGTATGTTGCAGGCAGCAATATATTGGGCAACAGCGGGGTTTTATCCATACTGCCATTTCAAAAGGATAAGTTTTTAATCGGTACGGCAAAAACAGGTTTATTTATTTATGATGGCAAACAGGTACGGCCCTGGGCCAACCAGGCCAATGATTTCCTGAAAACCTATCAGCTGAATAACGGCGTTGCCATACGCGGTAAATATTTCGCTTACGGAACCATATTAAACGGTGTGGTAATTATTGATACTGCCGGCAATGTGGTACAGCACATCAATAAATCGAGCGGTTTGCAGAACAATACGGTACTAAGCTTATATATTGATAATGAAGAGAATCTTTGGGCCGGTTTAGATAATGGTATCGACCGTATTGAGCTGAACTCCCCGTTGTATTTCTATTTTGATAAGACCGGTAATTTCGGAACCGTATACTCAAGCATTATCTATAATAAAAAAATATACCTGGGTACTAACCAGGGCTTATTTTATAGCGATTGGATACCCAACAACGGCAATCATCTTTTCCAGATATTTGAATTTAAGCTGATCCCCGGTTCGCAGGGCCAAGTTTGGGACCTGTCTATTCATGATGGTAAACTGCTTTGCGGCCATAATGATGGTACTTACCAGGTTGATAATGGCGCCATAAATAAAATATCGTCAGCTAATGGTGGCTGGATACTGAAACCGTTAAATAACAATCTTTTAATACAAGGAACCTACAATGGCTTAGTTATTTACCATAAGGATGCCAGTGGCAATTGGGTGTTTGATCATAAGGTTGATGGTTTTAGCGAGCCATCGCGTTATGTAGAGCAAGACAATAAGGGCGAAGTATGGATCAGCCATGCCTATAAAGGGATTTACAAGGTCACCCTAAGCACCGATCTGAAAAAAGCAGTAGCCGAAAAATACTATGATGAACGCTCGGGGCTGCCGGGGAGTTACAATATCAATGTATTTAGCCTTGATAACAGGATAGTGTTTTCATCCGACTCAGGTTTTTATGTGTATGATGATATAACCGACCGGTTTTATAAATACCAGCAATTGAATAAAAAGCTGGGTTCATTCGCATCATCCAACAAAATAATACCTGCCGATGGTAAAAAATACTGGTTCATAAATCATGGTCGTGTTGCTTTGGCCGATCTTTCATCGCCAGGTAATTTGCGTATTGATTCAAACAGTTTTACGATGCTTAATGGGCAAATGGTGCAGTATTATGAAAACATAAGCCGCATAAACAACCGCATTTACCTGATAAGTATTGATGATGGTTTTGTGATATTTAATGATGAAAATGCAAATCCGCATAACAAGGTAAACCTGCCTGCAGTGCTAATAGGTAAGGTTGAGAATGTGACGGATAAGATCACATCCATAAGTGAGAATGGGGGCAATACAGAGGATGAGGTTGATATTCCTTTTGCCAAAAATAACATACGTATAGCTTATTCGCTGCCTTATTACAGGCAGGCTAAAATTAAATACCAGTATTATTTAAAAGGCTACTCAACACAATGGTCCGACTGGACTGCGCAAAGCCAAAAGGAATTTACCAACCTTGGGCAGGGTACTTATAATTTTAGCGTAAGGGCTAAAATTAATGATGATAATATAACCTCTGCAACTGTTTTCACATTCACCATTTTGCCGCCCTGGTATAGCAGCAAACCGGCAATGGTCTTTTACCTGTTGCTGGTTATTTTAGCCTATTATGTGTTCAGGCATTTTTATCGCTTAAAATTAAAGCGCCACCAGGAACACATCCATCAAAAGCTGCAAAAAGAGAAAGAAGAATTTCTAAAACAGGAAGCTATTGCCAATGAGCAGCAGATAGTAAAAATTAAGAACGAACAATTGCAGGCCGATCTGGCTGGTAAAAGTCGTGAGCTGGCAAACTCGGCCATGAACATTGTTTATAAGAACGAGCTACTGCAAAAAATAAGCGACGAGATATCCCATTTAAAAGATAGTACCGGTAAAAAATTACCTGATGAACAATTAAGAAGGATACAAAAGGTAATTAACGAAGGCATGACTGATGAGCGCGACTGGAACTTATTTGAAACCAGTTTTAACGAAGCGCATGAAAGCTTTTTCATCAAACTAAAATCCCACCATCCCGATCTTGTTCCTAACGATTTAAAGCTTTGCGCCTATTTAAGGATGAATATGAACAGTAAGGAAATGGCCTCGCTTTTAAACATTTCTTTACGCGGCGTTGAGATAAGGCGCTACAGACTGCGTAAAAAGCTCAATCTGGAGCATGACAAGAACCTGGTTGAGTTTCTCATGGAGCTATAA
- a CDS encoding bifunctional helix-turn-helix transcriptional regulator/GNAT family N-acetyltransferase: MEFYNKTGKMALGSRLRRLSELITEQAGKVYGYYDVDMQPKWFPVFYVLSAGEEKSITQIAQEIGHSHPSVSTIVKEMMKRGLVQESPGKTDGRKNYIKLSVQGLAINDRIRDQYTDVNAAIENALNETQYNIWKAIEEWEFLLEQKDLLSRVQDERKLRERKDVEVVAYEPKYQTAFKQLNVDWISQYFKMEETDYKSLDHPKEYILDKGGHILIALYKNEPVGTCALIKMDDHTFELAKMAVGANAKGKGIGWILGNAAIELAKQHSAKKLYLESNTILKPAINLYHKLGFKKVTGTPSPYERCNIQMELNL; this comes from the coding sequence ATGGAATTTTATAATAAAACAGGCAAAATGGCTTTAGGTAGCAGGCTCAGGAGGTTGAGTGAATTAATCACAGAACAAGCGGGCAAGGTATATGGGTATTATGATGTTGATATGCAGCCCAAATGGTTCCCCGTGTTTTATGTGCTGTCGGCAGGTGAAGAAAAATCAATTACACAGATAGCGCAGGAAATAGGCCATTCGCACCCATCAGTAAGCACCATTGTAAAGGAGATGATGAAAAGAGGTTTGGTTCAGGAAAGCCCGGGTAAAACTGATGGTAGAAAGAATTATATTAAATTATCAGTACAAGGCCTGGCCATAAATGATCGTATACGGGATCAGTATACCGATGTAAATGCTGCTATTGAAAACGCGTTGAATGAAACCCAGTATAACATATGGAAGGCGATTGAAGAATGGGAGTTTTTATTGGAGCAAAAAGATCTGCTTAGCCGTGTGCAGGATGAAAGAAAGTTGAGGGAGCGCAAAGATGTAGAAGTAGTTGCTTATGAGCCCAAATATCAAACGGCATTTAAACAGCTTAATGTGGATTGGATCAGCCAATATTTTAAAATGGAGGAAACTGACTATAAATCGCTGGATCATCCCAAGGAATATATTTTAGATAAGGGCGGACATATTCTTATTGCCTTATATAAAAATGAACCAGTGGGTACATGCGCGCTCATTAAGATGGATGACCATACTTTTGAACTGGCTAAAATGGCTGTGGGTGCTAACGCTAAGGGTAAAGGGATTGGCTGGATATTGGGCAACGCGGCTATTGAACTGGCAAAACAACACAGCGCTAAAAAATTGTACCTGGAAAGCAATACCATTTTAAAACCAGCAATTAACCTGTATCACAAATTAGGCTTTAAAAAGGTTACGGGTACCCCATCGCCATACGAGCGTTGTAATATACAAATGGAACTAAACCTATAA
- a CDS encoding GLPGLI family protein, producing the protein MKKILFTLTCLLFSTSLLLAQNVRFPSSGTIEFNKTVNIYGLINKQMNKNNEDFWMQIMDAYKKNHPQFKVLKSVLTFSGNKTLYAPLEDTEPTTDFFDFPMADQNNTIYTDLAASQSIIQKKVFEDVFLLKDSTRKINWKITDETREIAGYPCRRANAIVMDSIYVVAFYTDKIHISGGPETFTGLPGMILGVALPHENVTWFATKVNDMSIEDKALTPPKKGKPVTNQTFQTTLQPVMKNWGDYKQIYLKAFLL; encoded by the coding sequence ATGAAAAAGATACTGTTTACACTTACCTGTTTATTATTTAGCACCAGCTTATTGCTTGCGCAAAACGTGCGTTTCCCTTCATCAGGTACTATTGAGTTTAATAAAACCGTAAATATTTACGGCCTTATTAATAAGCAAATGAATAAGAATAACGAGGATTTTTGGATGCAAATAATGGATGCTTACAAAAAGAACCATCCGCAATTCAAGGTTCTGAAAAGCGTCCTCACTTTCTCGGGCAATAAAACATTGTATGCACCACTTGAAGACACAGAGCCTACAACTGATTTCTTCGATTTCCCTATGGCCGATCAAAACAATACTATTTATACTGATCTGGCTGCCAGCCAAAGCATCATACAGAAAAAAGTATTTGAGGATGTGTTTTTACTGAAAGACAGTACCCGCAAAATAAACTGGAAAATAACCGATGAAACCCGCGAAATAGCAGGCTACCCATGCCGCCGCGCCAATGCCATAGTGATGGACTCTATTTATGTGGTAGCATTTTATACCGATAAGATCCACATTTCCGGCGGCCCGGAAACTTTTACCGGCCTGCCCGGTATGATATTGGGCGTGGCCCTGCCGCATGAAAACGTTACCTGGTTTGCTACCAAAGTTAATGATATGAGTATTGAAGATAAGGCTCTAACGCCACCTAAAAAAGGGAAACCGGTAACTAATCAAACTTTCCAAACCACGCTACAGCCTGTAATGAAAAATTGGGGAGATTATAAACAGATCTATTTAAAGGCGTTTTTGCTGTAG
- a CDS encoding outer membrane beta-barrel family protein produces the protein MKLTIILTLFCLSSLSLFAQSPYSIKGAITDTTEKVKLTNTTVAVLNAKDSILRKFVWTGKDGSFAMTNLPKGKFILLVTYPGYADYVDNFSLDSLHKSVDFGSLNMILKSRLLEGVIIKGQVTAIKIKGDTTEYNAKAYKINPNDKVEDLLRQLPGIEVDKDGKITAQGQTVSKVLVDGEEFFGDDPTLVTKNIRADMVDKVQLYDKKSDQAAFTGIDDGVKTKTINIKLKEDKKNGYFGKVDAGGGTDGYYEEQALFNKFTAKTKVSIYGTLSNTGKTGLGWQDAGKAGTTNLQSDDNGGIYFSNGGSDELDSFNGQYNGQGIPVARSGGVHYDGKWDADKQSINANYKIGSIGIDEKDSTLTQSNLPGSIINTNTDANSHKYLFRQKADLTYSVKLDTTQTLKIAVDGTDKHSNVLEDYSSVSKRNMDTLLNRNNRTVTNDVYTKIFDASAFYTKKFKKVGRTLSWNVSESINNSNSKGYLRSNTDFFNSSTGGLDSSQRIDQYKTTNIKSSVLNSNITYTEPLSKRVAVVLNYGLSVSNGESDRVSYDSTAVGRYDHIDTALSNDYKLTQLSNQVGAVFNYKKDKTIINFGTKVADVTYRQSEAFSGDIFKRHFINWAPQANYQYKFSQQQSISVNYNGTTTQPTIDQIQPVVNNSDPLNLTIGNPNLKPSFSNNINFNYNSYKVISGQNLYAYGGLQFTNDPIVSNTATDNTGKSIFQSVNLPGKIPYNFYFGAYFGQKIKGDYNVGFEPNINGNTSYNYTNEALNTTDSYTYAGRLTLSKYVAKKYNFYVGFGPTYTVQKSSLQPLINNNGLGYTGNIYLNIYLPGKFQLGSNSDYQYNPKTASFNESLSKYILNASLIKSFFKDDNLKLSVSGNDLLNQNIGFNRNAGGNTITQNSYTTIKRYFMFSVIWDFNKFGTTKSAK, from the coding sequence ATGAAACTTACCATTATCCTAACCTTGTTTTGCTTAAGTTCATTATCATTATTTGCACAAAGCCCCTATTCAATTAAAGGAGCAATTACTGATACTACTGAAAAAGTTAAGCTTACTAACACAACTGTGGCGGTATTAAACGCCAAAGACTCCATCCTTCGCAAATTTGTTTGGACAGGTAAAGACGGCAGTTTTGCCATGACTAACCTGCCTAAAGGCAAATTTATTTTATTGGTAACCTATCCTGGCTATGCCGATTATGTAGACAATTTTTCGCTGGATTCACTGCACAAATCGGTTGATTTCGGTAGCCTGAACATGATCCTTAAATCGCGACTTTTAGAGGGTGTGATCATTAAAGGCCAGGTAACCGCCATAAAAATAAAAGGCGATACCACCGAATATAATGCCAAGGCTTATAAAATAAACCCGAACGACAAGGTGGAGGATCTGTTAAGGCAGCTGCCCGGTATTGAGGTGGATAAGGACGGGAAGATTACCGCGCAGGGGCAAACCGTAAGTAAGGTTTTGGTTGATGGGGAAGAGTTTTTTGGGGATGATCCCACATTGGTAACCAAAAATATCCGTGCCGACATGGTTGATAAGGTGCAGTTGTATGATAAAAAGAGTGATCAGGCTGCCTTTACCGGCATCGATGATGGTGTAAAGACCAAAACCATAAACATCAAGCTAAAAGAAGACAAGAAGAACGGCTACTTCGGCAAAGTTGATGCTGGTGGCGGCACCGACGGTTATTATGAGGAACAAGCTTTATTTAATAAGTTTACGGCTAAAACCAAAGTATCCATATATGGTACATTAAGCAATACCGGCAAAACAGGTCTCGGCTGGCAGGATGCCGGTAAAGCCGGTACAACCAATCTGCAATCTGATGATAACGGAGGTATATATTTTAGTAATGGCGGCAGTGACGAACTAGATTCATTTAATGGCCAATATAATGGGCAGGGCATACCGGTTGCACGCTCAGGTGGTGTACACTACGATGGTAAATGGGATGCCGATAAGCAATCCATCAATGCCAATTATAAAATTGGTTCCATCGGCATCGACGAAAAGGATAGCACATTAACTCAGAGTAACCTGCCCGGTAGCATTATCAATACAAATACTGATGCAAATTCGCATAAATACCTGTTCAGGCAAAAGGCAGATCTGACCTATAGTGTTAAATTAGATACCACGCAAACGCTAAAAATTGCTGTTGACGGTACTGATAAACACTCAAATGTTTTGGAGGATTACTCATCAGTAAGTAAAAGAAATATGGATACGTTACTAAACCGTAACAACCGTACCGTAACTAATGATGTGTACACCAAAATATTTGATGCGAGCGCTTTCTATACCAAAAAGTTTAAAAAGGTTGGTCGTACATTGTCATGGAATGTTAGCGAATCTATTAATAACAGCAATTCAAAAGGTTACCTGAGATCCAATACTGATTTCTTCAATAGTAGCACCGGGGGTTTAGATAGTTCACAAAGGATCGATCAATATAAAACTACCAATATTAAAAGCTCGGTACTCAACTCAAATATAACCTATACTGAACCCCTTTCAAAAAGAGTTGCCGTTGTATTAAACTATGGTTTGAGTGTAAGTAACGGCGAGTCGGATAGGGTATCATATGATTCAACGGCTGTAGGCAGGTATGATCATATTGACACCGCGCTAAGTAACGATTATAAATTAACCCAGCTCTCGAACCAGGTAGGCGCGGTATTTAATTATAAGAAAGATAAAACTATCATTAATTTCGGCACAAAGGTTGCCGATGTTACTTATCGCCAAAGTGAGGCCTTTAGTGGTGATATATTTAAGCGGCACTTCATTAACTGGGCGCCACAGGCAAATTATCAATATAAATTCTCGCAGCAGCAATCCATAAGCGTTAACTATAATGGTACAACCACGCAGCCCACTATTGATCAGATACAGCCGGTAGTAAACAATAGCGATCCATTGAATCTTACCATTGGTAATCCTAATCTTAAACCATCGTTCAGCAATAACATCAATTTTAATTATAACTCGTATAAAGTTATATCGGGCCAGAACCTATATGCTTACGGAGGCCTGCAATTTACTAATGACCCGATAGTAAGCAATACTGCGACAGATAATACAGGTAAATCAATATTTCAATCAGTCAACCTGCCGGGCAAAATACCTTATAACTTTTATTTCGGAGCTTACTTTGGGCAAAAGATAAAAGGTGATTATAATGTAGGCTTTGAGCCGAATATTAACGGCAACACCTCATATAATTATACCAACGAGGCCTTAAACACTACCGACTCCTATACCTATGCCGGGCGCTTAACCTTGTCAAAGTATGTAGCCAAAAAGTATAATTTCTATGTCGGTTTTGGTCCAACCTATACTGTTCAGAAATCATCATTACAGCCGTTGATAAATAATAATGGTTTAGGTTATACAGGTAACATTTATTTAAATATTTATCTGCCGGGCAAATTTCAACTGGGATCAAATTCTGATTACCAGTATAATCCAAAAACAGCATCGTTTAACGAATCACTTTCTAAATACATCCTTAACGCATCGCTCATAAAATCCTTCTTTAAGGATGATAACCTTAAGTTATCCGTCAGCGGCAATGACCTGCTTAACCAGAATATAGGTTTCAACCGGAATGCTGGCGGTAATACCATTACGCAGAATAGTTATACTACTATTAAAAGATATTTTATGTTCTCAGTTATATGGGATTTCAACAAATTTGGCACCACTAAATCAGCAAAATAA